The following are from one region of the Pseudazoarcus pumilus genome:
- the rpsD gene encoding 30S ribosomal protein S4: MARNLDPKCRQCRREGEKLFLKGEKCFTDKCAIERRSYAPGQHGQRSGHRLSGYGVQLREKQKIRRLYGILEGQFRRVFAEADRRRGQTGENLLQLLEGRLDSVVYRMGFGASRSESRQLVRHNSILVNGKRVNIPSYIVKPGDVVELTEAARGQLRVKAALEAASSRGYPEWIEVDAKAGKGTFKAYPQRSELPPTLNENLVVELYSR, encoded by the coding sequence GTGGCTCGTAATTTGGATCCCAAGTGCCGTCAGTGCCGTCGCGAAGGCGAGAAGCTGTTCCTCAAGGGCGAGAAGTGCTTTACCGACAAGTGCGCGATCGAGCGTCGCTCGTACGCGCCGGGTCAGCATGGTCAGCGCTCCGGCCATCGCCTCTCGGGCTATGGCGTGCAGTTGCGCGAAAAGCAGAAGATCCGGCGTCTGTACGGCATTCTCGAAGGCCAGTTCCGTCGTGTCTTCGCTGAAGCCGACCGCCGCCGTGGCCAGACCGGCGAGAACCTGCTGCAGCTGCTCGAAGGTCGTCTCGACTCGGTCGTGTACCGCATGGGATTCGGCGCCTCGCGTTCCGAGTCGCGTCAGCTCGTGCGTCACAATTCGATTCTGGTCAACGGCAAGCGCGTCAATATCCCGTCCTACATCGTCAAGCCGGGTGACGTGGTCGAACTCACCGAAGCCGCGCGCGGTCAGCTGCGTGTCAAGGCGGCGCTCGAGGCGGCCAGTTCGCGTGGCTATCCCGAGTGGATCGAGGTCGATGCCAAGGCCGGCAAGGGCACCTTCAAGGCCTATCCGCAGCGCAGCGAGTTGCCGCCGACGCTCAACGAGAACCTCGTCGTCGAACTCTACTCCCGCTAA
- a CDS encoding DNA-directed RNA polymerase subunit alpha gives MQSNSLLKPRIIDVHNISPVQARVTMEPFERGFGHTLGNALRRILLSSLPGCAPTEVTIEGVLHEYSTLDGIREDIVDVLLNLKGVVLKLHNRSEATLRLAREGEGVVTAADLEIGHDVEIINPDHVIAHLAPGGKLDMEVQIEQGRGYEPANTRPVSAESKSIGRIMLDASFSPVRRVSYLVESARVEQRTDLDRLVIDIETNGAVDPEEAIRYAARVLMDQLSVFAELEGTEPVEERVESVTIDPVLLRPVDDLELTVRSANCLKAENIYYIGDLIQRTETELLKTPNLGRKSLNEIKEVLATRGLTLGMKLENWPPAGLEKLG, from the coding sequence ATGCAAAGCAATTCACTGCTGAAACCGCGCATCATCGACGTGCACAATATTTCGCCTGTGCAGGCGCGCGTGACGATGGAGCCGTTCGAGCGTGGTTTCGGCCATACGCTGGGTAACGCGCTGCGTCGCATCCTGCTGTCGTCGCTGCCCGGTTGTGCACCGACCGAAGTGACCATCGAGGGCGTGCTGCACGAGTACTCGACGCTCGACGGCATTCGCGAAGACATCGTCGATGTGCTGCTCAACCTCAAGGGCGTGGTGCTCAAGCTGCACAACCGCTCCGAGGCCACGCTGCGTCTTGCCCGCGAGGGTGAGGGCGTGGTCACCGCGGCCGATCTGGAGATCGGTCACGACGTCGAGATCATCAACCCGGATCACGTCATCGCGCATCTGGCGCCGGGCGGCAAGCTGGACATGGAAGTGCAGATCGAGCAGGGGCGCGGCTATGAGCCCGCCAACACGCGTCCGGTCAGTGCCGAGAGCAAGAGCATCGGACGCATCATGCTCGACGCCTCGTTCAGCCCGGTGCGTCGTGTCAGCTATCTGGTCGAGAGCGCTCGTGTCGAGCAGCGTACCGACCTGGATCGCCTCGTCATCGACATCGAAACCAACGGCGCGGTCGACCCCGAAGAGGCCATTCGTTACGCCGCGCGCGTGCTGATGGACCAGCTCTCGGTGTTCGCCGAGCTCGAAGGCACCGAGCCGGTCGAAGAGCGCGTCGAAAGCGTGACCATCGATCCGGTGCTGCTGCGCCCGGTCGATGATCTCGAACTGACCGTGCGTTCGGCCAACTGCCTCAAGGCAGAGAACATCTATTACATCGGTGACCTGATCCAGCGCACCGAGACCGAGCTGCTCAAGACCCCCAACCTGGGTCGCAAGTCGCTCAACGAGATCAAGGAAGTGTTGGCCACGCGCGGGCTCACACTCGGGATGAAACTTGAAAACTGGCCGCCGGCCGGGCTCGAAAAGCTCGGTTGA